The Sinomicrobium kalidii genome contains a region encoding:
- a CDS encoding arginine decarboxylase: protein MKTKYIDLIDQTYYFPQEEFTLNNDTLKFHDIDLMALVKKYGAPLKFTYLPQISNNIQKAGKWFNNAMEKHNYPGKYYYCYCTKSSHFEHVLTEALKNDIHIETSSAFDIDIVNNLIKQGKFTRDHYVLCNGFKREQYIQNIAGLINNGHKKCIPIIDNYEEIDLLSEAIDGNYNIGIRIASEEEPKFEFYTSRLGIGYKNIIPFYNRAIASNEKVTLKMLHFFINTGIRDTAYYWNELLKCLRVYIQLRKICPTVDSLNIGGGFPTKNSLAFNYDYQYMVDEIINQIKISCEEAEVPVPHIFTEFGSFTVGESGGVIYEVLYQKQQNDREKWNMINSSFITTLPDTWAISKRFILLAINRWNDEYERVLLGGLTCDSDDYYNSEQNMNAIYLPKYSKAKPLYIGFFNTGAYQETIGGFGGLQHCLIPSPKHILIDKDADGNISTEIFAEQQKAEDLLKILGYDNV, encoded by the coding sequence ATGAAAACGAAATACATAGATCTCATAGACCAAACCTATTATTTTCCGCAAGAGGAATTTACACTTAACAACGATACCCTGAAGTTCCACGATATAGACCTCATGGCACTGGTAAAAAAATACGGAGCTCCCCTTAAATTCACCTACCTGCCGCAAATATCAAACAACATACAAAAAGCCGGGAAGTGGTTCAACAACGCTATGGAAAAGCACAACTACCCCGGTAAATATTACTATTGTTACTGTACCAAAAGCTCCCATTTTGAGCACGTGTTGACCGAAGCACTGAAGAACGATATCCACATTGAAACATCGTCGGCTTTTGATATCGATATTGTGAACAATCTCATCAAACAGGGAAAATTCACCCGGGACCATTATGTACTGTGTAACGGTTTTAAGCGTGAACAATACATACAGAACATTGCAGGACTCATCAACAACGGGCACAAAAAGTGTATTCCCATTATTGACAACTATGAGGAAATAGACCTCTTGAGCGAGGCCATTGACGGTAACTATAACATCGGCATACGCATAGCTTCGGAAGAAGAACCCAAGTTCGAGTTCTACACCAGCAGGCTCGGTATCGGTTACAAAAACATTATACCGTTCTACAACAGGGCCATTGCTTCCAACGAAAAGGTTACGCTAAAAATGCTGCATTTCTTTATCAATACCGGCATACGCGACACAGCCTATTACTGGAACGAGCTTCTTAAATGTCTCAGGGTATACATACAATTACGGAAAATATGCCCTACCGTGGACAGTCTTAATATAGGCGGAGGTTTCCCTACCAAGAACTCCCTCGCCTTTAATTACGACTACCAGTATATGGTAGACGAGATCATTAACCAGATCAAGATCTCCTGTGAGGAGGCCGAAGTTCCCGTACCCCATATCTTTACCGAATTCGGAAGTTTTACCGTGGGCGAAAGCGGAGGCGTTATCTACGAGGTATTGTACCAGAAACAACAGAACGACCGGGAGAAGTGGAACATGATAAACTCGTCTTTCATTACCACCCTGCCCGATACCTGGGCCATAAGCAAGCGTTTCATCCTGCTGGCCATCAACCGCTGGAACGACGAATACGAAAGAGTCCTTTTGGGCGGACTTACATGCGACAGCGACGACTATTATAACAGTGAGCAGAACATGAACGCCATTTACCTGCCCAAATACAGCAAGGCAAAGCCGTTGTACATCGGTTTTTTCAATACGGGCGCTTACCAGGAGACCATAGGCGGCTTCGGCGGATTGCAGCACTGCCTCATCCCCTCGCCCAAACATATATTGATAGACAAGGACGCTGACGGCAATATCTCCACCGAAATATTTGCCGAACAACAAAAAGCAGAAGACTTACTTAAAATTTTAGGTTACGATAACGTATAA
- a CDS encoding NUDIX hydrolase → MDYNYNQEDKALVAVDCIIFGFDEDDLKLLLIKRGFEPEKGKWSLMGGFLKKNETLDQAANRVLYTLTGLNNVYMEQLYGFSKVDRDPVERTISVAYYALININDHNPKLLDEHSAQWFSISEVPHLIFDHNEMLRKALRRLRRRTSTNPVGFELLPKKFTMRQLQKLYEVILGEDLDKRNFQKKIKQMDVLVKLKEKDMTSSRKGSFLYKFDKEKYKEKVSDGFTFKV, encoded by the coding sequence ACAAAGCCCTGGTGGCTGTGGACTGTATCATTTTTGGTTTTGATGAAGATGATCTCAAATTACTGCTTATCAAAAGGGGGTTCGAACCCGAAAAGGGAAAATGGTCATTGATGGGAGGATTTTTAAAGAAAAACGAAACCCTGGATCAGGCTGCAAATCGCGTGCTCTATACACTAACAGGGCTGAACAATGTGTATATGGAACAGCTGTACGGCTTCAGCAAGGTAGACCGGGACCCCGTGGAACGGACCATTTCCGTGGCCTACTACGCCCTCATTAACATAAACGACCACAACCCGAAACTGCTCGATGAGCATTCCGCACAGTGGTTTTCCATATCAGAAGTGCCCCACCTGATCTTTGACCACAACGAAATGCTGCGAAAAGCCCTCAGAAGGCTCAGGCGACGTACATCTACCAATCCCGTAGGCTTTGAACTGCTGCCCAAAAAGTTCACCATGCGCCAACTGCAAAAGCTGTATGAAGTGATCCTCGGGGAAGACCTGGACAAAAGAAATTTCCAGAAGAAAATAAAACAGATGGACGTACTTGTAAAACTCAAGGAGAAAGACATGACCTCGTCGCGAAAAGGTTCTTTCCTCTATAAATTCGACAAGGAAAAATACAAAGAAAAGGTATCGGACGGCTTCACTTTTAAAGTGTAG